One part of the Sphingopyxis sp. TUF1 genome encodes these proteins:
- a CDS encoding BrnT family toxin, producing MKIAYDERKRQWTLLERGLDFADASKVFEADYLEFLDDRQDYGEDRYIVYGELEGRAVAIVWTLRNDTRRIISMRYVHDEELKARRKALD from the coding sequence ATGAAAATTGCTTATGATGAGCGAAAGCGCCAATGGACGCTTCTGGAACGCGGTCTGGATTTCGCCGACGCCAGCAAGGTTTTCGAGGCAGATTATCTGGAGTTTCTCGACGATAGACAAGATTATGGCGAAGATCGTTACATCGTTTACGGAGAACTTGAAGGTCGGGCTGTCGCGATCGTCTGGACGCTACGCAACGATACCCGCCGCATCATTTCGATGAGATATGTCCATGACGAAGAACTCAAAGCCCGCCGAAAAGCCTTGGATTGA
- a CDS encoding BrnA antitoxin family protein — protein sequence MTKNSKPAEKPWIDPDDAPEWTEDHFRRAAVYENGKLVKPADGTWTKPGRPKSADPKQQVTLRLDSIVLEKFRAMGPRWQSRINAELRKALGL from the coding sequence ATGACGAAGAACTCAAAGCCCGCCGAAAAGCCTTGGATTGATCCGGACGATGCACCCGAATGGACGGAGGATCATTTTCGCCGCGCAGCCGTTTACGAGAATGGCAAGCTGGTCAAGCCCGCGGACGGCACCTGGACCAAACCCGGCCGCCCCAAATCCGCCGACCCCAAACAACAGGTGACGCTCCGCCTCGACAGCATCGTCCTCGAAAAATTCCGCGCCATGGGGCCGCGCTGGCAGAGCCGCATCAACGCCGAGCTGCGCAAGGCGCTGGGGCTTTAG
- the ubiA gene encoding 4-hydroxybenzoate octaprenyltransferase, with translation MTTTHPPDSQLSGLIAWLPAAARPYALLARFDRPIGWWLLYWPCAFGVALGGGAVSHWPLLLWFLLGAIAMRGAGCVYNDIVDRDLDAKVARTASRPVASGAVSVRNAGLWTVLLALVGLLVLLQLPGPAQIVALASLILVAAYPFMKRITWWPQAWLGLVFSWGALVAWVAVGGVQGLALPLLYAGCIAWVIGYDTIYALQDIEDDMLVGVKSSARAMGGQVKGGVALCYAAALGLWGGALWAVRPDPLVLAALLPAAVQLTGQVVTLDVASGEDALAKFRSNRFAGLLVFATMLVVGMAP, from the coding sequence ATGACGACCACTCACCCTCCCGACAGCCAGCTTAGCGGCCTGATCGCATGGCTTCCTGCCGCGGCGCGGCCCTATGCGCTGCTTGCTCGCTTCGACCGGCCGATCGGCTGGTGGCTGCTCTATTGGCCGTGCGCGTTCGGCGTCGCGCTCGGCGGCGGAGCGGTCAGCCATTGGCCGCTATTGTTGTGGTTCCTGCTCGGGGCGATCGCGATGCGCGGGGCGGGGTGCGTCTATAACGACATCGTCGATCGCGACCTCGACGCGAAAGTGGCGCGTACCGCGTCGCGCCCGGTGGCGAGCGGGGCGGTATCGGTGCGGAACGCCGGGCTGTGGACGGTGCTGCTCGCGCTCGTCGGGCTGCTCGTGCTTCTTCAGCTGCCGGGGCCGGCGCAGATCGTCGCGCTCGCGAGCCTGATCCTCGTCGCTGCCTATCCCTTTATGAAGCGCATCACCTGGTGGCCGCAGGCGTGGCTGGGGCTGGTATTCAGTTGGGGGGCGCTCGTCGCATGGGTCGCGGTGGGCGGCGTTCAGGGGCTGGCGTTGCCGCTGCTCTATGCCGGCTGCATCGCGTGGGTAATCGGATATGACACCATCTATGCGCTCCAGGACATCGAGGACGATATGCTCGTCGGCGTCAAATCGAGCGCGCGCGCGATGGGCGGACAGGTGAAGGGCGGGGTCGCGCTCTGCTATGCCGCGGCGCTCGGCCTCTGGGGCGGCGCGCTGTGGGCGGTGCGGCCCGACCCGCTGGTGCTGGCCGCACTGCTTCCTGCGGCGGTGCAGTTGACGGGGCAGGTGGTGACGCTCGATGTCGCGAGCGGCGAGGATGCGCTGGCAAAATTCCGCAGCAACCGCTTCGCCGGGCTGCTGGTGTTCGCGACAATGCTGGTCGTGGGGATGGCGCCCTAA
- a CDS encoding TadE/TadG family type IV pilus assembly protein, whose product MTGPVEFRRRMRRTMRRLAQSNRGSVMLEMAFSIPFLILVGFGGLEIANLTLAHTRVSQLGLNTADNAARIAAGSNLTQPQVREIDINEVFAGAERQVAGLGFENNGRIILSSLQRNNDGGQTIKWQRCFGNLEVASAYGVEGTGATGTGFPGMGPAGREVKAAAGTAIMFVEVTYEYQPLLFGAWLGPRTIRSTAAYNVREARDLSGVKAPGTPATCDD is encoded by the coding sequence ATGACCGGCCCTGTCGAATTCCGCCGCCGGATGCGGCGAACCATGCGGCGCCTGGCGCAAAGCAACCGCGGTTCGGTGATGCTGGAAATGGCCTTTTCCATTCCTTTCCTGATACTCGTCGGCTTCGGCGGGCTCGAAATTGCCAACCTGACGCTGGCGCACACACGCGTCAGCCAGCTGGGGCTGAACACTGCCGACAATGCCGCGCGTATCGCCGCGGGCAGCAATCTGACGCAGCCGCAGGTGCGCGAGATCGACATCAACGAGGTGTTCGCCGGCGCCGAACGGCAGGTGGCGGGACTGGGTTTTGAAAATAACGGCCGCATCATCCTGTCGAGCCTTCAGCGAAATAATGATGGCGGGCAGACGATCAAATGGCAGCGCTGTTTCGGTAATCTGGAGGTCGCATCGGCCTATGGCGTCGAGGGCACCGGCGCGACGGGTACGGGTTTTCCCGGCATGGGGCCGGCGGGCCGCGAAGTGAAAGCGGCGGCGGGCACCGCGATCATGTTCGTCGAAGTGACCTATGAATATCAGCCCCTCCTGTTCGGCGCCTGGCTGGGCCCGCGGACCATCCGGTCGACCGCCGCCTATAATGTTCGCGAGGCGCGCGACCTGTCGGGTGTGAAGGCGCCGGGCACCCCCGCCACCTGCGACGACTGA
- a CDS encoding TadE/TadG family type IV pilus assembly protein translates to MTRAAFPTRRLIRRLRKSERGTAFVEFALTAPVFLMILLGIFDFCWQMYAQQVLQGVVAKAGRDATLEGFAADQSALDDTVEAQVKKVFANATVTFNRRVFDDYSDIRPPRWVDSNGNGLQDPSPIDCWEDGGRQGNGGADDVVQYTVSMRFDRVLPLWRMLGQSQYATLSSTTLLRNQPFAAGGEVEPEICG, encoded by the coding sequence ATGACCCGCGCTGCGTTCCCGACGCGTCGCCTGATCCGCCGCCTGCGGAAAAGCGAGCGCGGCACCGCTTTCGTCGAGTTCGCGCTGACGGCGCCGGTGTTCCTGATGATCCTGCTCGGCATCTTCGATTTTTGCTGGCAAATGTATGCGCAACAGGTGTTGCAGGGCGTTGTGGCAAAGGCCGGGCGCGATGCGACGCTCGAGGGGTTTGCCGCCGACCAGAGCGCGCTCGACGATACGGTCGAGGCACAGGTAAAGAAGGTGTTTGCAAACGCCACGGTGACCTTCAATCGCCGCGTTTTCGACGATTACAGCGATATCCGGCCGCCGCGCTGGGTCGATTCGAACGGCAACGGCCTTCAGGATCCATCGCCCATCGATTGCTGGGAGGATGGCGGCCGGCAGGGCAATGGCGGCGCCGACGACGTGGTCCAATATACGGTATCGATGCGGTTCGACCGGGTTTTGCCCCTGTGGCGGATGCTGGGACAGTCGCAATATGCGACGCTGAGCTCGACGACGCTGCTGCGCAACCAGCCCTTTGCCGCCGGCGGCGAGGTCGAGCCGGAGATATGCGGATGA
- a CDS encoding pilus assembly protein TadG-related protein: protein MRGTWTARLRAGTKSLISDQRGNAFMLTAAAIIPVIGFVGSAVDIGRAYMTQLRLQQACDAGVLAGRRAMGGATYDEAAEAEADKMFNFNFPEAKYGASGILFSSEAINASDVAGQASAVLPTSLMFMFGKDEFRLSVDCTAKLEISNVDVMLVLDVTGSMSSTNSGDTVSKIQGLRTAAIDFFDTLTTADVGDGRLRFGVVPYSSSVNVGSILIAKNPDWIANTVMLPSRLAKFRQEYANPIYDPSDEYTDSATTYDSSWTNNGTVSAKNSAACTALNPPADTSPSPSNAPDYSNASVYESGDKRVTTYDTEQEYTFRTYRYTWSSNKCRLQYKNAYFTRHFITTVTETRVDVFDGKYDYKDREFPVANVKMGNPLTTDTGDKGVSISTTWQGCLMERATTPFASNETAPSDAYDMDIDMKPTTVGEDAVDTQWKVFLPAVTYSRSTPAPYTSTTDSTNFLEKGGDYAACPARAMNLTTMTSADRNTFANYIATLQPKGYTYHDAGMAWGARLISPTGLFAEENATAANGRPISRHIVFMTDGEMNTPRANLSHQGQESAMNRIGATSDSNAIARHNNRFVQLCRSARQRGMTIWVVSFGVGSNSTLNSCASSGQAFEADNAAQLNEQFQAIARQISKLRLSQ, encoded by the coding sequence ATGCGAGGGACCTGGACCGCCCGGCTGCGCGCCGGTACCAAATCGCTGATTAGCGACCAACGCGGCAACGCCTTCATGCTGACAGCCGCGGCGATCATTCCGGTGATCGGCTTTGTAGGGTCGGCGGTCGATATCGGCCGCGCCTATATGACGCAGCTGCGCCTGCAGCAGGCGTGTGATGCCGGTGTGCTCGCCGGGCGCCGCGCAATGGGCGGCGCGACCTATGACGAAGCGGCCGAGGCCGAAGCCGACAAGATGTTCAACTTCAACTTCCCCGAAGCCAAATATGGCGCGTCGGGCATCCTCTTTTCCTCAGAAGCGATCAATGCTTCTGACGTTGCCGGACAGGCGTCGGCGGTCCTGCCGACCTCGCTGATGTTCATGTTCGGCAAGGACGAGTTCCGCCTGTCGGTCGATTGCACAGCGAAGCTGGAAATATCGAACGTCGATGTCATGCTTGTACTCGACGTGACGGGGTCGATGTCCAGCACAAATTCGGGCGATACGGTCAGCAAAATTCAGGGGCTGCGGACTGCTGCGATCGACTTTTTCGACACGTTGACGACCGCCGACGTCGGCGACGGACGTTTGCGCTTTGGCGTCGTTCCTTACAGTTCGTCCGTAAATGTTGGATCCATATTGATTGCGAAAAATCCGGACTGGATTGCCAACACCGTGATGCTGCCATCGCGCTTGGCGAAGTTCCGGCAGGAATATGCCAACCCGATTTATGACCCCAGCGACGAATATACCGACAGCGCGACCACTTATGATTCCAGCTGGACGAATAATGGCACCGTATCTGCCAAGAATTCTGCGGCCTGCACCGCACTGAACCCGCCTGCCGATACCAGCCCGTCGCCTAGCAACGCGCCCGATTACAGCAATGCTTCGGTGTACGAGAGCGGAGATAAGCGCGTTACAACCTACGACACTGAACAGGAATATACGTTTCGTACCTATCGCTATACGTGGTCGAGCAATAAATGCAGACTGCAATATAAGAACGCTTACTTCACGCGCCATTTCATCACGACGGTTACCGAAACGCGGGTCGACGTTTTTGATGGCAAATATGACTATAAGGACCGTGAATTTCCGGTCGCAAACGTGAAAATGGGCAACCCTCTGACGACCGACACTGGCGATAAGGGTGTGTCGATCTCCACGACCTGGCAGGGCTGTTTGATGGAACGTGCGACTACGCCGTTCGCATCAAATGAAACTGCGCCCAGCGATGCCTATGATATGGATATCGATATGAAGCCGACGACCGTTGGTGAAGACGCGGTCGACACGCAATGGAAGGTGTTCCTGCCGGCGGTGACCTATTCACGGTCGACGCCCGCACCCTATACATCCACTACGGACAGCACGAACTTTCTGGAAAAGGGCGGCGATTACGCGGCCTGCCCGGCGCGCGCGATGAATCTGACCACCATGACCAGCGCCGACCGGAATACTTTCGCCAACTATATCGCTACGCTGCAACCGAAGGGCTACACCTATCACGACGCCGGGATGGCGTGGGGCGCGAGGCTGATTTCTCCGACCGGTCTTTTCGCGGAGGAGAATGCCACCGCGGCCAACGGCCGACCCATCAGTCGCCACATCGTTTTCATGACCGATGGTGAGATGAACACGCCGCGCGCGAACTTGTCGCATCAGGGGCAGGAAAGCGCGATGAACCGCATCGGCGCGACCAGCGACAGCAATGCGATCGCGCGCCACAACAACCGCTTTGTCCAATTGTGCCGTTCGGCGCGCCAGCGCGGGATGACGATCTGGGTCGTGTCGTTCGGGGTCGGCAGCAACAGCACCCTTAATAGTTGCGCGTCTTCCGGGCAGGCGTTCGAGGCCGACAATGCCGCCCAGCTCAACGAGCAGTTCCAGGCGATCGCGCGGCAGATTTCCAAGCTGAGGCTGTCGCAATGA